CGCAGGCGAAGCCGCGCTGCCCCACGCGCATGCGGCGCTGAGATCCGCCGCGGCGGCCCGCACGGCGGTCGCGGAGGTGAGCGGGCTCGTGCGCGGCTCGGTCGTCGTGGGCACGGTGACCGCGCACGACTTCGACATGGCCGGTCTGCTGGCCGAGTTCCACACCGCGCACGAACTGGTCGACATCACGCTCGGCACCGATGAGTCCGACGCGTTGATCGACGGGCTGCTGGCCGGGCGGCTGGACGCTGCGATCGTCTCCGTGGGCTCCGAGATTCCCGAAGGTCTCGCTGCCGAGGTCGTGACAGATCAGCGCATCGTCGCCGCGGTCGGCGTCGACCATCCGTGGCGGCGGCGACGACGCATCGCGCCGGCCGACCTGGCCGATCAGCCGTTGATCGCGCTGCCTCGCGGCACGGGTATCCGCCACCAGCTGGATCGCGCATGCCGGGCCGCCGGGGTCGACGTCCGTGTCGCGTTCGAGGCCAGCACGCCCCACGCGCTGGCAGAACTCGCCGAACGCGGACTCGGCGTCGCCGTGGTCCCCGAGTCGGTGGCCCGTGACCGGATGACGCTGCATCCGCTGCCGATCACACCCGAGCTGCGGGGACGGCTCGTGTTCGCATGGCGGGCCGCGGGCCCGATGAGCCCCGCCGCTCGGGCGCTGGTCACGATGGCTCGCCGCGGGCTGGCGTCGGTGACCCCGATCGGAGTCGGTGGGCCCGAATAGAGTGAGGGCCGTGAGCCCCGCCAAGACCGCAACCAAGATGACACCGGCCAAAGCCGCTGACGACACGCCCACCCTGATGCTGCTGGACGGCAACTCACTGGCGTTCCGCGCGTTCTACGCGTTGCCCGCCGAGAACTTCAAGACGCAGAGCGGCCTGACCACGAACGCGGTGTACGGGTTCACCGCCATGCTCATCAACCTGCTGCGCGACGAGCAGCCCACACACGTCGCCGCGGCGTTCGACGTGTCGCGACAGACGTTCCGCAAGGATAAGTACCCGGAGTACAAGGAGGGCCGCTCGGCGACGCCGGACGAGTTCCGCGGGCAGATCGACATCACCAAAGAGGTGCTCGGGGCGCTGGGCATCACGGTGCTCGCCGAGGCCGGATTCGAGGCCGACGACATCATCGCGACACTCGCGACGCAGGCCGAGCAGGAGGGCTACCGCGTCCTGGTGGTCACGGGTGACCGCGATTCGCTGCAGCTCGTCACCGATTCGGTCACGGTGCTGTACCCGCGCAAGGGTGTCAGCGAACTGACCCGGTTCACCCCCGAGGCCGTGGTCGAGAAGTACGGCCTCACGCCGCAGCAGTACCCGGATTTCGCGGCCCTGCGGGGGGACCCGAGCGACAACCTGCCCGGTATCCCCGGCGTGGGGGAGAAGACCGCCACCAAGTGGATCGTCGAGTACGGCTCGCTGCAGGCACTCGTGGACAACGTCGACGCCGTCAAGGGCAAGGTCGGTGACGCGCTGCGGGCCAATCTGTCGAGCGTCATCCTCAACCGTGAGCTCACCGACCTCATCCGGGACGTGCCGCTCGCGCAGACCCCCGACACACTGAGGATGCAGCCGTGGAACCGTGACCAGATCCACCGCCTGTTCGACGACCTGGAGTTCCGGGTGCTGCGTGACCGCCTGTTCGAGACGCTGGTCGCGGTCGAACCGGAGGTCGAGCACGGGTTCGACGTGCGCGGTCGCGCGCTGGAGCCCGGTGAGCTGACCGCGTGGCTGGCCGAGCACAGCCTCGGTAACCGGTTCGGCGTCGCCGTCGTCGGTACCCACAAGGCCTACGACGCCGATGCGACGGCGATCGCGATCGTCGCTGCCGACGGGGACGGCCGCTACATCGACACCTCGAAGCTCACGCCCGAGGACGAGGCCGCGCTGGCGTCCTGGCTCGCCGACCCGGGGCCGCCGAAGGCCCTGCACGAGGCCAAGCTCGCGATGCACGATCTGGCCGGGCGCGGCTGGACGCTGCGCGGCGTCACCTCCGACACCGCGCTCGCGGCCTACCTGGTGCGCCCCGGCCAGCGCAGCTTCTCCCTCGATGACCTGTCGGTGCGTTACCTGCACCGTGAGTTGCGTGCCGAAACGCCCGAGCAGCAGCAACTTTCGCTGCTGGACGACTCCGACGGCGTCGACGAGCAGGCCGTGCAGACCGTGATCCTGCGGGCTTGTGCGGTACTCGACCTGGCCAACGCGCTCGACGAGGAACTGGCCCGCATCGACTCACTGTCGCTGCTGAGCCGCATGGAGCTGCCGGTTCAGCGGACGCTGGCCGAGATGGAACACGCCGGCATCGCGGTCGACCTCGGCATGCTGGAGCAACTGCAGAGCGAGTTCGCCGATCAGATCCGCGACGCGGCCGAGGCCGCCTACGCCGTGATCGGCAAGCAGATCAACCTCGGCTCGCCGAAACAGCTGCAGGCCGTGCTGTTCGACGAGCTCGAGATGCCGAAGACCAAGAAGACCAAGACCGGCTACACCACCGACGCTGATGCGCTGCAGTCGCTGTTCGAGAAGACCGGTCACCCGTTCCTTCAGCATCTGCTGGCCCACCGCGACGCCACGAGACTCAAGGTGACGGTCGACGGGCTGCTCAACTCGGTGGCCTCCGACGGTCGCATCCACACGACCTTCAACCAGACGATCGCCGCGACCGGGCGCCTGTCGTCCACCGAGCCGAATCTGCAGAACATCCCGATCCGCACCGAGGCGGGCCGCCGGATCCGCGACGCGTTCGTGGTGGGCGAGGGCCCCGACGGACCTTATGCCGAGCTCATGACCGCCGACTACAGCCAGATCGAGATGCGGATCATGGCCCACCTGTCCAAAGATGAAGGCCTACTCAACGCCTTCAACACCGGTGAGGATCTGCACTCGTTCGTCGCGTCACGCGCGTTCTCGGTGCCGATCGACGAGGTGACGCCCGAGCTGCGCCGCCGTGTCAAGGCGATGTCCTACGGCCTGGCGTACGGGTTGAGCGCATACGGTCTCGCGCAGCAGCTCAAGATCTCCACCGAAGAGGCGAAGGTGCAGATGGAGCAGTACTTCGACCGGTTCGGCGGGGTGCGTGACTATCTGCGCGATGTGGTCGATCAGGCCCGCAAGGACGGTTACACGTCAACGGTGTTGGGCCGCAGACGGTATCTGCACGAGCTCGACAGCAGTAACCGCCAGGTGCGCGAGGCAGCCGAACGCGCGGCGCTGAACGCCCCGATCCAGGGCAGCGCGGCCGACATCATCAAGGTCGCGATGATCAACGTCGACCAGGCGATCAAGGACGCCGGGCTGCGGTCGCGCATCCTGCTGCAGGTCCACGACGAGCTGCTGTTCGAGGTCGCAGAAGGCGAGCGCGACAGCCTCGAGGCACTGGTCCGCGAGCACATGGGCAACGCGTATCCGCTCGACGTGCCGCTGGAGGTGTCGGTGGGCTACGGCCGCAGCTGGGACGCCGCGGCGCACTAGCGCCGGCTGCCATGACCGAATCACCTGCTGCACAACAGATCCGGTTCATCGCCCGCTTGGGCGCCGCCATGGGTGCGGCCCACTACCCGGTGACGTTGATCCGTCAGATGCTGGATCGCGCGTCCTCGGCGTACGGCGTGCGCAACGATTTCATCGCACTACCGAACTACGTGCAGGTCGTCGGGCCGACCGGTGTGCACGGAACAATCGTCGAGGCCGCACATCTGGACAACGAACTGCGGTTCGCGCAGATGTTCCCGCTCGCGAAGTTGGTGCGGGACGCCATGCGCGGGGCGGTGCGGCCCGAGGACGGCGAGGCTCAACTCGATCGCGTCCTGGAGATGCCCAGCCGATTCCCGCGCTGGGTGGCTGTCGTGGGGTACGGCGTGCAGAGCGCCGGGCTCGCGTTGGTGCTGGAGCCGACGCCGCTGAACCTGTTGATCGCGACGGTGCTGGGTTTCATGGTCGGTGTCTTCTTCGTCGCGGTGCAGCGGGTCGCGATGTTGCAGCACCTGTTGCCCGCGGTGAGTGCGTTCGCGGTGTCGGCGATCTGCATCGCCGGGGCCCACCGCCTGGGCTTGGACCATGTGAACCTGCGCGCGTTGATCCCGCCGCTGGCGATGTTCCTGCCCGGTGCGGCGATCACGCTCGCGGTCGTCGAATTGACGGCCCGCGACGTCATCTCCGGGACGAGCCGGCTGATCGCCGGGTTCGTCCAGATCGCCCAGCTGGCGTTCGGCATCCTGATCGCCACACAATTCCTCGGCGCCGACGGCACCTCACTCAGTTCCGATGCGGTCAACAAGATCGGGCCGTGGGCGCCGTGGGTGGGTGTCGCGGTCTACGCGGTCGGCGTCCTGCTGTTCCTCGCGCCGCCATGGTCTTTCCTGCCCTGGCTCGTGGTGATCTGCTACACCGCGTTCGCGGCCCAGTATCTCGGTGGCGCCGTGCTGGGTAGTTACGCGAGCGGTTTCTGCGGGGGATTGGTGCTGACGGTATCGGCACTGGCGATCTCGCGCCGTCGTGGTGCGCCGCCCACCATCACGCTGATTCTGCCGGGATTCTGGTTGCTGGTGCCGGGATCGATGGGTCTGATCGGGGTGACCGAACTGTTCGGCGCCGACGGCGATTCGGCGTTTCCCGCGACGGTCATCTCGATGATCTCGGTGGCCCTCGGACTTCAGGCCGGTCTGGTGTTGTGGCAGCTGCTGCGTCTGCGCGGGGCCAGGATGGTTCAGCGCGTGGCGCGATAGTTCACGAGCCAACCGAGGATCGGCGCGGCATGGCGCGCGTGCGCGACGGCGTTCACCTCCTCCTGGAGCAGCGCGTACACGCGT
This genomic window from Mycolicibacterium goodii contains:
- the polA gene encoding DNA polymerase I, with protein sequence MSPAKTATKMTPAKAADDTPTLMLLDGNSLAFRAFYALPAENFKTQSGLTTNAVYGFTAMLINLLRDEQPTHVAAAFDVSRQTFRKDKYPEYKEGRSATPDEFRGQIDITKEVLGALGITVLAEAGFEADDIIATLATQAEQEGYRVLVVTGDRDSLQLVTDSVTVLYPRKGVSELTRFTPEAVVEKYGLTPQQYPDFAALRGDPSDNLPGIPGVGEKTATKWIVEYGSLQALVDNVDAVKGKVGDALRANLSSVILNRELTDLIRDVPLAQTPDTLRMQPWNRDQIHRLFDDLEFRVLRDRLFETLVAVEPEVEHGFDVRGRALEPGELTAWLAEHSLGNRFGVAVVGTHKAYDADATAIAIVAADGDGRYIDTSKLTPEDEAALASWLADPGPPKALHEAKLAMHDLAGRGWTLRGVTSDTALAAYLVRPGQRSFSLDDLSVRYLHRELRAETPEQQQLSLLDDSDGVDEQAVQTVILRACAVLDLANALDEELARIDSLSLLSRMELPVQRTLAEMEHAGIAVDLGMLEQLQSEFADQIRDAAEAAYAVIGKQINLGSPKQLQAVLFDELEMPKTKKTKTGYTTDADALQSLFEKTGHPFLQHLLAHRDATRLKVTVDGLLNSVASDGRIHTTFNQTIAATGRLSSTEPNLQNIPIRTEAGRRIRDAFVVGEGPDGPYAELMTADYSQIEMRIMAHLSKDEGLLNAFNTGEDLHSFVASRAFSVPIDEVTPELRRRVKAMSYGLAYGLSAYGLAQQLKISTEEAKVQMEQYFDRFGGVRDYLRDVVDQARKDGYTSTVLGRRRYLHELDSSNRQVREAAERAALNAPIQGSAADIIKVAMINVDQAIKDAGLRSRILLQVHDELLFEVAEGERDSLEALVREHMGNAYPLDVPLEVSVGYGRSWDAAAH
- a CDS encoding threonine/serine ThrE exporter family protein, which gives rise to MTESPAAQQIRFIARLGAAMGAAHYPVTLIRQMLDRASSAYGVRNDFIALPNYVQVVGPTGVHGTIVEAAHLDNELRFAQMFPLAKLVRDAMRGAVRPEDGEAQLDRVLEMPSRFPRWVAVVGYGVQSAGLALVLEPTPLNLLIATVLGFMVGVFFVAVQRVAMLQHLLPAVSAFAVSAICIAGAHRLGLDHVNLRALIPPLAMFLPGAAITLAVVELTARDVISGTSRLIAGFVQIAQLAFGILIATQFLGADGTSLSSDAVNKIGPWAPWVGVAVYAVGVLLFLAPPWSFLPWLVVICYTAFAAQYLGGAVLGSYASGFCGGLVLTVSALAISRRRGAPPTITLILPGFWLLVPGSMGLIGVTELFGADGDSAFPATVISMISVALGLQAGLVLWQLLRLRGARMVQRVAR
- a CDS encoding LysR family transcriptional regulator; translated protein: MELRQLEYFVAVAEEANFTRAAQRVHVAQPAVSASIRQLERELGQPLFDRSRREVRLTAAGEAALPHAHAALRSAAAARTAVAEVSGLVRGSVVVGTVTAHDFDMAGLLAEFHTAHELVDITLGTDESDALIDGLLAGRLDAAIVSVGSEIPEGLAAEVVTDQRIVAAVGVDHPWRRRRRIAPADLADQPLIALPRGTGIRHQLDRACRAAGVDVRVAFEASTPHALAELAERGLGVAVVPESVARDRMTLHPLPITPELRGRLVFAWRAAGPMSPAARALVTMARRGLASVTPIGVGGPE